One part of the Verrucomicrobiia bacterium genome encodes these proteins:
- a CDS encoding cytochrome C oxidase subunit IV family protein yields MSTNKAHHGHGNIRLYLWVFFGLIIGTIITVLAWTVHFTTLFLTVLVALVIAAAKASLVAGWFMHLASEQRMIYAILGITAFFFLGMMFLTIWAMNDIPRPIFP; encoded by the coding sequence ATGAGCACGAACAAGGCGCATCACGGGCACGGGAACATCCGGTTGTATCTCTGGGTGTTTTTCGGGCTGATCATCGGCACCATCATCACGGTGCTGGCATGGACGGTGCATTTTACAACGCTCTTCCTGACGGTGCTGGTGGCGCTGGTGATTGCGGCGGCGAAGGCGTCGCTGGTGGCGGGGTGGTTCATGCATCTGGCCAGCGAGCAGCGGATGATCTACGCGATTCTGGGGATCACCGCGTTTTTCTTTCTTGGAATGATGTTCCTCACCATCTGGGCCATGAATGACATTCCGCGCCCGATCTTCCCCTGA